In one window of Nicotiana tabacum cultivar K326 chromosome 12, ASM71507v2, whole genome shotgun sequence DNA:
- the LOC142166878 gene encoding uncharacterized protein LOC142166878: MKKSTDALKATELTVIYKAPPRIEEISEEGSGKVPESLEIEDASYRSQQTVGTSEGADPEALRTEENALRESPGAKVIGESPTLLDFSEGAMREAQALWALEMSRSHEGEDPFRDLFTGVEDAAGPSDVSYLLCEVQLALNRDVAVHREGCFRSRAELHRFEIDLQRLTEERNSLKLLLGQRGEEIKDL; encoded by the exons ATGAAGAAAAGCACCGATGCCCTAAAGGCGACTGAATTGACGGTGATTTATAAGGCTCCACCTCGAATCGAGGAGATATCAGAggaaggttcaggcaaagtgcCCGAGTCACTAGAGATCGAGGATGCTTCCTACCGAAGTCAACAAACGGTGGGTACATCGGAAGGGGCCGATCCTGAAGCTCTCCGAACTGAGGAGAACGCCCTAAGAGAGTCGCCTGGGGCAAAAGTAATCGGAGAGTCGCCCACTCTCCTTGACTTTTCCGAAGGGGCTATGAGAGAAGCCCAAGCTTTGTGGGCCCTCGAGATGAGCCGGTCTCATGAAGGGGAGGACCCTTTCCGTGATCTGTTTACTGGGGTCGAGGACGCTGCTGGCCCTAGTGATGTGTCATACCTTCTCTGTGAAGTGCAGCTAGCTCTAAATCGG GACGTGGCGGTTCATCGAGAAGGATGTTTTCGATCTCGAGCTGAGCTGCATCGGTTCGAGATCGATCTTCAACGGCTCACGGAGGAGAGAAACTCCCTTAAACTCCTCTTAGGGCAAAGGGGAGAGGAAATCAAAGACCTctga